In Agrobacterium sp. RAC06, a single window of DNA contains:
- a CDS encoding dihydrodipicolinate synthase family protein, with translation MMRLNEEAKGVYVIALTPFTETGDLDLESTDRMVDFYLERGATGLTVLGMMGEAQKLTIEESQTYVRRILRRVDGRVPVVAGVSAAGFAQMQALTLMVMDDGAAGVMIAPPSSLRNDQQIVTYYKQAAEFIGDTPFVLQDFPLVTSVTIPVSVIQTIIDQIPTCVCLKHEDWPGLSKITALRTASETTGKRRISILCGNGGVFLPEEMARGADGAMTGFAYPEMMRDVVHYSEQGNPERAQDIFDAYLPLARYEQQPGLGLSIRKYIMAKRGAIATPALRKPGGALSPADISEIERLIARQDRRLKELG, from the coding sequence ATGATGAGGCTGAATGAAGAGGCAAAAGGCGTCTACGTCATAGCCCTCACCCCTTTCACGGAGACGGGTGATCTCGATCTGGAAAGCACGGACCGCATGGTCGATTTCTACCTCGAGCGCGGCGCAACGGGACTGACCGTGCTTGGGATGATGGGCGAAGCGCAAAAGCTGACCATCGAGGAATCGCAGACCTATGTACGCCGTATCCTTCGCAGGGTCGATGGCCGCGTGCCGGTTGTGGCGGGTGTCTCTGCTGCGGGCTTTGCCCAGATGCAGGCCCTGACCTTGATGGTCATGGATGACGGCGCGGCAGGTGTGATGATCGCTCCGCCCTCGTCCCTGCGCAACGATCAGCAGATCGTCACCTACTACAAGCAGGCGGCGGAGTTCATCGGCGATACGCCTTTCGTGCTGCAGGATTTCCCGCTCGTCACGAGCGTCACCATCCCCGTCTCCGTCATCCAGACGATCATCGATCAGATCCCGACCTGCGTCTGCCTCAAACACGAGGACTGGCCCGGTCTTTCCAAGATTACCGCACTAAGGACCGCCTCGGAGACGACCGGCAAGAGGCGCATATCAATCCTGTGCGGCAATGGCGGCGTCTTCCTGCCCGAAGAGATGGCACGTGGGGCAGACGGCGCCATGACAGGCTTTGCCTATCCGGAAATGATGCGCGACGTCGTTCACTATAGCGAGCAGGGAAATCCGGAGCGCGCGCAGGACATCTTCGACGCTTATCTTCCCCTCGCGCGCTACGAACAGCAGCCGGGACTTGGCCTTTCCATCCGGAAATACATCATGGCGAAACGCGGCGCGATCGCCACGCCGGCACTGCGCAAACCGGGGGGAGCCCTGTCTCCCGCCGATATCAGCGAGATCGAGCGCCTGATCGCGCGCCAGGACAGAAGATTGAAGGAACTCGGCTGA
- a CDS encoding amidohydrolase family protein: MRRADLIISGGTVLTMDCSRRVLDNGALAVLDDRIVAVGQADEIAREYQAERNIDASGKVVMPGMIDVHAHAGHGLIKTMGMEQGNHWEEICNAAYTVGSTPEFWFAEARLAALERLRFGVTTGVSLLGGGDTIMRTDDVAYGSAHCEGVAAVGTRSVVAVGPTRPPHPRTYASWHDGKASERPVTFEEQFAVSRKLMDLWHGRGRMKIALLTPVLRDEHQRDMSAADYEAAVAQTKAVRALSREAGVAFTQDGHWKGSVSRAEKLGILGPDALLSHAIDITPEEIRIIADTGTCIAHNPSAIASILGRCPAIELIEAGAVVAIGSDATAPDRSADMFRHMQQCMHYHRTHFRDPSVLPPGKALEMVTIDAATALGLDRDLGSLDVGKKADIVVVDMQRPHLAPYQMPIFRLAYFANGNDVDTVVIDGQILLEGGRPLLTDIDEVVAEADRQARLLMERMGLENMIGQPEGFFGHARYPKHQGDSQ, encoded by the coding sequence ATGAGGCGCGCCGACCTGATCATCAGCGGTGGCACCGTCCTCACCATGGACTGCAGTCGCCGCGTTCTCGACAACGGTGCGCTCGCCGTTCTCGACGATCGCATCGTCGCGGTCGGGCAAGCAGACGAGATCGCCAGAGAATACCAGGCCGAGCGGAATATCGACGCCAGCGGCAAGGTGGTGATGCCCGGCATGATCGACGTGCATGCCCATGCCGGCCACGGTCTGATCAAGACCATGGGCATGGAGCAAGGCAATCACTGGGAAGAGATCTGCAACGCTGCCTATACTGTCGGCTCGACACCGGAATTCTGGTTCGCAGAGGCGCGGCTCGCAGCCCTCGAACGCCTGCGCTTCGGCGTCACCACCGGCGTTTCGCTTCTCGGTGGCGGCGACACGATCATGCGGACGGATGACGTCGCCTATGGAAGCGCCCATTGCGAGGGCGTCGCGGCAGTCGGCACGCGCTCGGTCGTCGCCGTCGGACCGACCCGCCCTCCGCATCCGCGAACCTATGCATCGTGGCACGACGGCAAGGCGTCAGAACGGCCTGTAACCTTCGAGGAGCAGTTTGCCGTCAGCCGCAAACTCATGGACCTATGGCACGGGCGCGGACGAATGAAGATCGCCTTGCTCACCCCCGTCCTGCGTGACGAACATCAGCGCGACATGTCAGCCGCAGACTACGAAGCAGCAGTCGCACAAACCAAGGCCGTGCGGGCGCTCTCGCGCGAGGCGGGCGTGGCCTTCACCCAGGATGGCCACTGGAAGGGCTCCGTCTCCCGCGCCGAAAAGCTCGGCATCCTCGGACCGGATGCGCTCCTCTCCCACGCCATCGACATCACGCCTGAAGAAATCCGGATCATTGCCGATACCGGCACCTGCATCGCCCATAACCCCAGCGCCATCGCCTCCATCCTCGGCCGGTGCCCGGCGATCGAACTGATCGAGGCTGGTGCTGTGGTGGCCATCGGCTCCGATGCAACTGCGCCAGACCGATCGGCGGACATGTTCCGGCACATGCAGCAATGCATGCACTATCACCGCACGCATTTTCGCGATCCCTCGGTCCTGCCTCCGGGCAAGGCCCTCGAAATGGTGACGATCGATGCGGCGACCGCCCTGGGGCTCGATCGGGACCTTGGCTCCCTTGATGTCGGCAAGAAAGCCGATATCGTGGTGGTGGATATGCAGCGCCCTCACCTCGCGCCCTACCAGATGCCGATCTTCCGCCTTGCCTACTTCGCCAACGGCAATGACGTCGACACCGTTGTGATCGACGGGCAGATCCTGCTCGAAGGCGGCCGCCCTCTGCTGACCGACATCGATGAGGTCGTCGCAGAAGCCGACAGGCAAGCCCGGTTGCTGATGGAGCGCATGGGGCTCGAAAACATGATTGGCCAACCCGAAGGCTTCTTTGGCCATGCACGATATCCGAAACATCAAGGAGACAGCCAATGA
- a CDS encoding ABC transporter substrate-binding protein, which produces MSSPVVIVQPRLALEDPHDCTDANDMLAVFDALFDGLVRYGKDGGYVPALASSWDVTPDARHWTFRLSEGLRFHDGSPCDAAAVCQSLIRMARPDKGYTLGAPGVWHQYLGDAEIEAVDPLTVAIRLSKPIADLLDILVYGYVVAPSALDRYEAGDTAQPVGTGPYHLVSCEPGHALHLQRFDSWHGERPANAELTFRLEPNREARLEMLISGQAQVANSLDFEASKALEETARHTRVTSLVPVAIIYLFNAFKGPLTDSRVRRALNLAIDRQALIDRVVRGAAKPLTGFVSPVHFGSLPSEDLRPDRDQAKKLLAEAGFAESLTIEVDCPTRLPDEAEALTAALAEQLAPIGVTLNVHRHTDREAYAHGVRLKQVRDMCVFDSSPLSTFRILAEKIDHRAQGSWWLGFHNAEAEDLLDAGRATVDPRERAEIFEKAFRALQVDPPWLYLYNPLRVTGLSGSWPDWRMRQDCVLDVTRLPDFQSGKRAP; this is translated from the coding sequence GTGAGTTCGCCCGTCGTCATTGTTCAACCGCGCCTTGCCCTCGAAGACCCGCATGACTGCACCGATGCGAATGACATGCTGGCCGTCTTCGACGCCCTGTTCGACGGGCTTGTGCGCTATGGCAAGGATGGTGGCTACGTGCCAGCACTCGCAAGCTCCTGGGATGTTACACCAGATGCGCGACACTGGACGTTCAGGCTGAGCGAAGGCTTGAGATTTCACGATGGCAGCCCCTGCGATGCGGCCGCCGTCTGCCAATCGCTGATACGCATGGCCCGCCCTGACAAAGGCTACACGCTCGGCGCGCCCGGGGTCTGGCATCAGTATCTCGGAGACGCGGAGATCGAGGCAGTCGATCCCCTGACAGTCGCCATCCGCCTGTCGAAGCCGATCGCCGATCTCCTCGATATCCTGGTTTACGGCTACGTGGTCGCTCCCTCGGCACTGGACCGCTACGAGGCGGGAGACACAGCGCAGCCGGTCGGCACAGGGCCGTACCACCTGGTTTCCTGCGAACCCGGCCATGCCCTGCACCTCCAGCGTTTCGATAGCTGGCATGGCGAGCGACCAGCCAATGCCGAACTGACGTTCCGCCTGGAACCAAACCGGGAAGCGCGGCTGGAGATGCTGATCTCCGGCCAGGCGCAGGTGGCAAACAGCCTCGATTTCGAAGCATCCAAGGCGCTCGAAGAAACGGCCAGGCATACGCGGGTCACATCGCTCGTCCCCGTCGCCATCATCTATCTCTTCAATGCCTTCAAGGGGCCGCTGACCGACAGCCGCGTCCGCCGCGCTCTCAATCTGGCGATTGACCGCCAGGCCCTGATCGATCGGGTGGTGAGAGGTGCAGCAAAGCCACTGACCGGCTTCGTCAGCCCCGTGCATTTCGGCAGCCTGCCATCGGAGGATCTGCGCCCTGACCGCGATCAGGCAAAAAAGCTGCTTGCCGAGGCCGGCTTTGCCGAAAGCCTGACCATCGAGGTCGACTGCCCGACACGCCTTCCCGATGAAGCCGAGGCACTGACAGCCGCTCTTGCGGAGCAGCTTGCCCCAATTGGTGTGACGCTGAACGTTCACCGCCACACAGACCGCGAAGCCTATGCGCATGGTGTCCGCCTGAAGCAGGTGCGCGACATGTGCGTCTTCGATTCAAGCCCCTTGAGCACCTTCCGCATCCTAGCCGAGAAGATCGATCACAGAGCCCAAGGCTCCTGGTGGCTGGGCTTTCACAATGCCGAGGCCGAAGACTTGCTCGACGCGGGGCGGGCAACTGTTGATCCACGTGAACGTGCGGAGATCTTCGAGAAGGCCTTCCGCGCGCTGCAAGTGGATCCCCCATGGCTCTATCTCTACAATCCCCTGAGGGTGACAGGCCTGTCCGGGTCCTGGCCGGACTGGCGCATGCGACAGGATTGCGTGCTCGACGTGACGCGGCTCCCTGACTTCCAGTCCGGGAAGAGAGCACCATGA